Proteins encoded by one window of Haematobia irritans isolate KBUSLIRL chromosome 2, ASM5000362v1, whole genome shotgun sequence:
- the eya gene encoding eya transcriptional coactivator and phosphatase 2 isoform X2, with protein MLYNVPCYQNYSTLDYYKVKRPKPEPTETNDRNRLCSQTTAQNSVTTSQSAATAHLQHLQGPLVNSQNISTLASSGSSSSLLASSSQCSPLALPPQTQPLQPTITSLASLSNYHHTHSSQQQHSPHHHQQQQQQQHQQSQHQSHQQHSHHHPQPPSSLSASSCSLTASNHLPSLSNTSTSQFAHTAGSSSFSTYQQHSINAPSVSAAGSTATTNDNSTTLSSSNPNSSSVNALSTSGMSHWLNAEHQSATQLPSVKSESRSPGLTNSSQTAQQHLQSSSNSAEVGSLSGHLESGPNNGNSVSNLYSCSSVNSSAGLVGLDSPGNSLSSSSMAAVNSSAVAAAAAVAYDTKHDYYNYYNSMQQYTPPFYSTYGTPYSTAGRTAPKLEPTGAYLTSSYASSNNNSAQLYPTAYGYNNFAQFGSAAAAAAQQDYSSYYNDQYGNYYNPANYSPYAVSSPSSSASHGFHVAASNLSESPTDTHSTTPVLHNTHSPHSPLPISPNNNMTSAGNAVSSNTAATLPKTTPTGKTGRARGRRHQQPSPTRSCTSDTPNSEAVKPPERVFIWDLDETIIIFHTLLSGSFASRYTKDHSALMTIAFRMEEMVFNLADTHFFFNEIEECDQVHIDDVSSDDNGQDLSTYNFATDGFHTGAPPGAPPNLCLPTGVRGGVDWMRKLAFRYRKIKEIYNTYRGNVGGLLGPAKRDAWLQIRQDIEMATDNWASLATKCLNMIAQRENCVNVLVTSTQLAPALAKVLLFGLGGIFNIENIYSAHKIGQETCYERIVTRFGRKSTYVVVGDGAEEESAAKAMNFPFWRISSHSDIRALYTALDMGFL; from the exons GTTAAACGTCCAAAGCCAGAGCCCACGGAGACAAATGATAGAAATCG ACTTTGCTCTCAGACGACTGCTCAGAATTCAGTCACGACTTCACAATCGGCAGCCACTGCTCATTTGCAGCATTTACAAGGTCCTTTggtgaattcacaaaatatctcaACTTTGGCCTCCAGTGGTTCTTCATCCTCCTTACTGGCATCATCGAGCCAATGTAGTCCTTTAGCATTACCACCCCAAACACAACCTCTTCAACCCACCATAACATCTTTGGCTTCTCTCTCAAATTATCACCACACTCATTCTTCGCAACAGCAGCATTCACCACACCAtcatcagcagcagcaacaacaacaacatcaacagaGTCAACATCAATCTCACCAACAGCATTCACATCATCATCCACAACCACCATCCTCTCTGAGCGCAAGTAGCTGCAGTCTAACCGCCAGTAATCATCTTCCCTCTCTTTCAAACACCTCAACTTCTCAGTTTGCCCATACCGCAGGCAGTAGTAGTTTCTCCACATATCAACAGCATTCAATAAATGCACCCTCTGTGTCGGCTGCCGGATCTACAGCAACAACGAATGACAATTCCACCACACTCTCTTCTTCGAATCCCAACTCATCTTCGGTGAATGCTTTAAGTACCAGTGGCATGTCCCACTGGTTAAATGCTGAACATCAGTCTGCTACACAACTGCCTTCTGTAAAGTCAGAGAGTCGTTCGCCTGGCTTAACGAATTCCTCACAAACGGCACAACAGCATTTACAGTCATCCTCGAATTCGGCAGAAGTTGGTTCTTTAAGTGGTCATCTCGAATCTGGACCTAACAACGGCAATTCCGTTTCCAACTTATACAGTTGCTCTTCGGTGAACTCTTCTGCGGGTCTAGTTGGTTTAGATTCACCGGGAAATTCTTTGAGTTCTTCTTCCATGGCTGCTGTCAATTCATCAGCAGTGGCGGCTGCAGCCGCTGTGGCCTACGACACCAAACATGATTACTACAATTATTACAACAGTATGCAGCAGTATACGCCTCCATTCTATTCTACCTATGGCACACCTTACTCCACGGCTGGAAGAACAGCACCCAAACTCGAGCCCACAGGAGCGTATCTGACTTCATCATACGCATCGAGTAATAACAACTCAGCTCAGCTTTATCCCACCGCCTAtggttataataattttgcccaatttggatCAGCAGCCGCGGCTGCAGCTCAACAGGACTACTCCTCGTATTACAATGATCAATATGGCAATTACTATAATCCCGCCAATTATTCACCCTATGCTGTTAGCTCTCCAAGTTCCAGTGCCAGTCATGGATTCCATGTGGCAGCCTCCAATCTGTCGGAGAGTCCTACCGATACCCATTCGACTACACCGGTTTTGCATAACACCCATTCGCCACATTCTCCTCTACCGATCTCACCCAACAATAATATGACCTCAGCGGGCAATGCGGTGTCATCCAATACAGCGGCTACGTTACCAAAAACTACACCTACTGGAAAGACAGGTAGAGCAAGGGGACGCCGCCACCAACAGCCTAGTCCTACCCGTAGCTGTACCTCCGATACACCTAATAGTGAGGCCGTAAAACCACCCGAGAGAGTTTtcatttgggatttggatgagaCCATAATAATATTCCATACCCTACTCTCGGGTTCCTTTGCCAGCCGTTATACCAAAGATCATAGTGCTTTAATGACCATAGCGTTTCGCATGGAGGAAATGGTCTTCAATTTGGCCGATacccattttttctttaatgaaaTCGAGGAATGTGATCAAGTGCACATCGATGATGTATCTTCAGATGACAATGGTCAAGATTTAAGCACGTATAATTTTGCTACAGATGGTTTCCATACCGGAGCACCACCAGGAGCTCCACCGAATTTATGCCTGCCCACAGGTGTAAGAGGAGGAGTGGATTGGATGCGCAAATTGGCATTTAGATATAGGAAAATTAAGGAAATCTACAACACATATAGGGGAAA tgttGGTGGTCTTTTGGGTCCTGCCAAAAGAGATGCTTGGCTGCAAATTCGCCAGGACATAGAAATGGCCACAGACAATTGGGCTTCATTGGCCACAAAATGTTTGAATATGATTGCTCAACGTGAAAATTGTGTTAATGTGCTGGTAACTTCAACACAATTGGCACCGGCtttggccaaagttttactctttGGTCTAGGAGGAATTttcaatattgaaaatatttatagtgcCCATAAAATAG GTCAAGAAACGTGCTACGAACGAATTGTGACCCGTTTCGGACGCAAAAGTACCTATGTGGTAGTAGGAGATGGTGCCGAAGAGGAATCAGCTGCCAAGGCCATGAACTTCCCCTTTTGGCGTATATCATCGCACAGTGATATTAGAGCCCTTTACACAGCTTTGGACATGGGTTTCTTATGA
- the eya gene encoding eya transcriptional coactivator and phosphatase 2 isoform X1, with product MVTIMPYSYSAPRCGLIDKMIEPKVKRPKPEPTETNDRNRLCSQTTAQNSVTTSQSAATAHLQHLQGPLVNSQNISTLASSGSSSSLLASSSQCSPLALPPQTQPLQPTITSLASLSNYHHTHSSQQQHSPHHHQQQQQQQHQQSQHQSHQQHSHHHPQPPSSLSASSCSLTASNHLPSLSNTSTSQFAHTAGSSSFSTYQQHSINAPSVSAAGSTATTNDNSTTLSSSNPNSSSVNALSTSGMSHWLNAEHQSATQLPSVKSESRSPGLTNSSQTAQQHLQSSSNSAEVGSLSGHLESGPNNGNSVSNLYSCSSVNSSAGLVGLDSPGNSLSSSSMAAVNSSAVAAAAAVAYDTKHDYYNYYNSMQQYTPPFYSTYGTPYSTAGRTAPKLEPTGAYLTSSYASSNNNSAQLYPTAYGYNNFAQFGSAAAAAAQQDYSSYYNDQYGNYYNPANYSPYAVSSPSSSASHGFHVAASNLSESPTDTHSTTPVLHNTHSPHSPLPISPNNNMTSAGNAVSSNTAATLPKTTPTGKTGRARGRRHQQPSPTRSCTSDTPNSEAVKPPERVFIWDLDETIIIFHTLLSGSFASRYTKDHSALMTIAFRMEEMVFNLADTHFFFNEIEECDQVHIDDVSSDDNGQDLSTYNFATDGFHTGAPPGAPPNLCLPTGVRGGVDWMRKLAFRYRKIKEIYNTYRGNVGGLLGPAKRDAWLQIRQDIEMATDNWASLATKCLNMIAQRENCVNVLVTSTQLAPALAKVLLFGLGGIFNIENIYSAHKIGQETCYERIVTRFGRKSTYVVVGDGAEEESAAKAMNFPFWRISSHSDIRALYTALDMGFL from the exons ATGGTGACCATAATGCCCTATAGTTATTCAGCTCCTCGATGTGGATTAATTGATAAAATGATTGAGCCTAAG GTTAAACGTCCAAAGCCAGAGCCCACGGAGACAAATGATAGAAATCG ACTTTGCTCTCAGACGACTGCTCAGAATTCAGTCACGACTTCACAATCGGCAGCCACTGCTCATTTGCAGCATTTACAAGGTCCTTTggtgaattcacaaaatatctcaACTTTGGCCTCCAGTGGTTCTTCATCCTCCTTACTGGCATCATCGAGCCAATGTAGTCCTTTAGCATTACCACCCCAAACACAACCTCTTCAACCCACCATAACATCTTTGGCTTCTCTCTCAAATTATCACCACACTCATTCTTCGCAACAGCAGCATTCACCACACCAtcatcagcagcagcaacaacaacaacatcaacagaGTCAACATCAATCTCACCAACAGCATTCACATCATCATCCACAACCACCATCCTCTCTGAGCGCAAGTAGCTGCAGTCTAACCGCCAGTAATCATCTTCCCTCTCTTTCAAACACCTCAACTTCTCAGTTTGCCCATACCGCAGGCAGTAGTAGTTTCTCCACATATCAACAGCATTCAATAAATGCACCCTCTGTGTCGGCTGCCGGATCTACAGCAACAACGAATGACAATTCCACCACACTCTCTTCTTCGAATCCCAACTCATCTTCGGTGAATGCTTTAAGTACCAGTGGCATGTCCCACTGGTTAAATGCTGAACATCAGTCTGCTACACAACTGCCTTCTGTAAAGTCAGAGAGTCGTTCGCCTGGCTTAACGAATTCCTCACAAACGGCACAACAGCATTTACAGTCATCCTCGAATTCGGCAGAAGTTGGTTCTTTAAGTGGTCATCTCGAATCTGGACCTAACAACGGCAATTCCGTTTCCAACTTATACAGTTGCTCTTCGGTGAACTCTTCTGCGGGTCTAGTTGGTTTAGATTCACCGGGAAATTCTTTGAGTTCTTCTTCCATGGCTGCTGTCAATTCATCAGCAGTGGCGGCTGCAGCCGCTGTGGCCTACGACACCAAACATGATTACTACAATTATTACAACAGTATGCAGCAGTATACGCCTCCATTCTATTCTACCTATGGCACACCTTACTCCACGGCTGGAAGAACAGCACCCAAACTCGAGCCCACAGGAGCGTATCTGACTTCATCATACGCATCGAGTAATAACAACTCAGCTCAGCTTTATCCCACCGCCTAtggttataataattttgcccaatttggatCAGCAGCCGCGGCTGCAGCTCAACAGGACTACTCCTCGTATTACAATGATCAATATGGCAATTACTATAATCCCGCCAATTATTCACCCTATGCTGTTAGCTCTCCAAGTTCCAGTGCCAGTCATGGATTCCATGTGGCAGCCTCCAATCTGTCGGAGAGTCCTACCGATACCCATTCGACTACACCGGTTTTGCATAACACCCATTCGCCACATTCTCCTCTACCGATCTCACCCAACAATAATATGACCTCAGCGGGCAATGCGGTGTCATCCAATACAGCGGCTACGTTACCAAAAACTACACCTACTGGAAAGACAGGTAGAGCAAGGGGACGCCGCCACCAACAGCCTAGTCCTACCCGTAGCTGTACCTCCGATACACCTAATAGTGAGGCCGTAAAACCACCCGAGAGAGTTTtcatttgggatttggatgagaCCATAATAATATTCCATACCCTACTCTCGGGTTCCTTTGCCAGCCGTTATACCAAAGATCATAGTGCTTTAATGACCATAGCGTTTCGCATGGAGGAAATGGTCTTCAATTTGGCCGATacccattttttctttaatgaaaTCGAGGAATGTGATCAAGTGCACATCGATGATGTATCTTCAGATGACAATGGTCAAGATTTAAGCACGTATAATTTTGCTACAGATGGTTTCCATACCGGAGCACCACCAGGAGCTCCACCGAATTTATGCCTGCCCACAGGTGTAAGAGGAGGAGTGGATTGGATGCGCAAATTGGCATTTAGATATAGGAAAATTAAGGAAATCTACAACACATATAGGGGAAA tgttGGTGGTCTTTTGGGTCCTGCCAAAAGAGATGCTTGGCTGCAAATTCGCCAGGACATAGAAATGGCCACAGACAATTGGGCTTCATTGGCCACAAAATGTTTGAATATGATTGCTCAACGTGAAAATTGTGTTAATGTGCTGGTAACTTCAACACAATTGGCACCGGCtttggccaaagttttactctttGGTCTAGGAGGAATTttcaatattgaaaatatttatagtgcCCATAAAATAG GTCAAGAAACGTGCTACGAACGAATTGTGACCCGTTTCGGACGCAAAAGTACCTATGTGGTAGTAGGAGATGGTGCCGAAGAGGAATCAGCTGCCAAGGCCATGAACTTCCCCTTTTGGCGTATATCATCGCACAGTGATATTAGAGCCCTTTACACAGCTTTGGACATGGGTTTCTTATGA